The nucleotide sequence GGGCCAGCCCTTCGATCCAGCCGGTCAGCACGCCACCGCCCTGCCCGCCAACGGCCATCACGGCAAGCTTGATGATCTGCGCGCTGGCGGCATCGGGAGTCTCTGGCGTCATCATATTCATGGCGCCGCCCCCGTCAGCCGCATCCGCCGTGCGTCGCGGCGGGTTTGCAGCCAACCCGCCACACGGGTGCGCATACCCGCCCGCCAGCGTTCAAACCCACCCGGATTATGCACCACATCCGCGCGGTAGAACGACGGGCACAGCACGGCGGCATCCGCCACCTCACCGCAGTTGCCGCAGCCCACGCAGGTCTGATCGATATGGGCGATCGGATCATCGCGCAGCGGATCGTCAAGTTTCTTGAGCGACAGCGACGGGCAGCCAGACAGCCGAATACAGGCGTGATCGCCGGTGCAGATATCCTCATCGATGCCAAAGCGTGGCACATCCACGCGGCGCCCCTCCTTGATCGCCGCGTTGCGAATGGGCTTTTCGCGCCGCTGCTTGTTGAGCATACATTCCGACGAGGCCACGATCACCTTGGGCCCTTTGAAATCCGTCGTCAGCGCCTCGCGCAGCGTATCGCGCACCTTTGCCACGTCATAGGTGCGGTCAATCTGGCGGATCCATTCGACGCCCACACCTTCCAGCGCCTTGGCAATCGGGTTGTTGGTGGCCTTGGTCGCATTGTCAGCGCGGGACGACAGGATGTCCTGCCCGCCAGTGGCAGCGGAATAGTAGTTGTCGACGATCATCACCACGTTGTCGGACTTGTTGAACACCATGTTGCCGATGCTGCTCGACAGCCCGTTGTGCCAGAACCCCCCGTCGCCAAGAATGCTGATGGCGCGCCGCTCCCCGCCGCCGTCAAATGCCGCGTTGGCCGCTGGCCCCAGCCCGTAGCCCATCGTCGCCCCGCCAATCTCGAACGGTGGCAGGGAACCGAACAGGTGGCAACCGATGTCTGCGGTGATCTGGTGCTTGCCCAGTTCCTGTTCGACCAGCTTCATGCCGGCAAAAATCGGGCGTTCGGGGCAGCCCGTACAAAACCCCGGCGGGCGGATCGGGACGGTGTTGCTGAGGTCAGGGATCTGCGGCGCCTCTTGATTGGGCGCGCGGATCTGGTCGGGCAGCAGATCGGGCGCCGCTTCGCGCAGGAAGGCCGTCACCCCGTCGAGCATCACCTGACCGGTATACTCCCCAGCCATCGGCAGCACGCCCTTGCCGTGCAGCTTCAGGCTGGCGCCGCCCCGATAGAGGAAGGCGGCAAGCTGTTGTTCGATATGTTCGGGCTGGCCTTCCTCGACCACCAACAGATGATCCTTTCCGGCAGTGAATTCGTCGAATTCGGAGCGCACGAGCGGATAGGTTACGTTGAGGCAATAAATCGGGATCTCGGTATCGCCGTAGATATCGGCAAGACCCAGCCGTTGCAGCGCGCGGATCACACCGTTGTACATGCCACCCTGCACCGCGATACCAAGCGGGGCATTCTGAGGCCCGAACACCTCGTTCAGCCCGTTTTCAACGATGAATTTCTCAGCCGCGGGCCAGCGATTGTCGATCTTGTCCCGCTCGTGGATATAGCTCATCGGCGGCAGCACGACGCGGTTGAAATCGGATTGCGGATTGGCAATCGCTTCTGCCACGCTCAAGGGCGGGGGCACGTTATCGCGGGTCTGAAAACTACCGGTGACATGGCACGAGCGAATGCGCACCATCAGCATCACCGGCGTGTTCGACGCCTCCGACAGCTCGAACCCATCGCGCACGGCCTTGGTGATCGAGGGCAGGTTGGGGCGCGGGTCCAACATCCAGAACTGCGATTTCATCGCAAACCCGTGAGAGCGTTCCTGCATGATCGACGATCCCTCACCGTAATCCTCGCCCACGATGATCAGCGCGCCCCCGTTCACGCCCGATGAGCACAGATTGGCCAGCGCGTCCGAGGCGACATTGACGCCCACCGGCCCCTTGAACGTCACCGCGCCGCGGATGGGGTAATGCACCGACGCCGCCAACATCGCCGCCGCTGCCGCCTCTGACGCATTGGCCTCATAGCGCACGCCCAGCTCGCCCAGCAGTTCCTGCGCATCGGCGAGCACGTCCATCAGATGGCTGATCGGCGCGCCCTGATAGCCGCCAACATAGCCGACACCGTTCTCCAGCAGCGCCTTGGTGATCGCCAAAATCCCTTCGCCGGTGAAGGTCTCCCCGTCCCCTTTGCGCAGGTGCTCCACCTCGGCCTTGAACGAACGCTCCGCCATCTTCGGTCCTCTCAGAAGTCATGTTTGCGCACGTTGCGCAGGATGGTTTGCAAGGTGGCGATGAAGGCCGCGCGCTCAGCTTCGGGAACGCCCGCGAACATCTGCGCCTCTGCCCCCGACATCAGCGGCCAGAGCCGGGCAAAGGCCGCCGCCCCGTCGCGCGTGAGATGCACGCGCAGCCCGCGCCCGTCGGCGGCATCCGTATCGCGGCGAATGAGGCCCGCGTCCTCCAACGCATCCAGCGCACGGCTGAGCGTGGAGGGTTGCACAACCGTGTAGACCGCCAATTCGCGGATCAGCGGGCCATCAACCACCGACAGCACGGCCAAAGCGCGCATCTGTGGGGTTGTCAGCCCCAGCGCGGTCATCTCTGCCTGCAGCGCCGCGTTATAGCGGCCCATGATCCGGTTCATCAGATAGGGGGCAAAAGCCTCCAGCCCGATGTCGGCCAGATCCGGCAGCGGATCAATCTGCGTGGACTGGTTCATGCGCCCGATGGCACCAGCGCCAGCGCACGGATAGGAGAGCCGGTGCCGCGTTTGATCTTGAGCGGCGCGGCGATCAGGATCGCGCCCTTTGCCGGCAGCTTGTCGAGATTGGCAAGCGAGGCGAGGCCAAAGCAATTGTCGCGGTGCAGCAGATTGTGCGCGGGGTACGGTGGCTCCATCCCCCCGGCCTGGCCTGCATCGGTGCCGATGCACTGCGTCCCCCACCCGACGATTTTCTTGCTCAGCAGGTATTCGATGCAATCGGGGGTGGGGCCGGGGCTGTGCGGTCCGGTCTCATCGGCATTGAGGAACTTGTCCTCATCGTTCACGCGGGCATCCCAATCGGTGCGCATCACGACCCACTCGCCGGCGTTGATCTCGCCGTGCTCGGCCTCCCACGCCTTCACGGCATCGGCGGTCAGTAGGAAATCCTCGTCCTCCGCCGCCTGCGCAGAACAGTCGATGACGTTCACCGGGGCCACCAGACGCTGCACGTCAAGCGTATCGGTATAGCCGTCGTCGTAGTCCTTGCCGGTGATCCAATGGTGTGGCGCGTCGAAATGGGTACCGGAATGCTCACCCAGCTTCATCCAGTTCCAGGCAAAGAACGGGCCGTCCGCGTCGTATTCCGAAATCTTGTGAATCTCGACCTTGGGCGTGTTTTTGGCGAAATCCGGCGGCAGTTGCAGGATCGGCGTCTCGGGGCCGAGAACCCCCGAACAATCCACAACCTCCACCCCGCCCAAGGCCAGCATCGCCCCCAACCCGCTGACAATATCCGATGCGCTCATGTCCCGTTCTCCCTGATGTGCCGTTTTGGCGTATCAGGTCAGGCTAGGCAGATTTAGATGCATTTGCAATTAATTTGAACGGCCCGCGCAGGCGACGGTGATCCGGCGCCCGATTTGCAGGCTCAGGCCGTGCCGCGCACGGGACGGTTGTTGTCGATGTTGAAGATCATGCCGTCCAGCAACTCTTCGAGATCGGGGCGTGAGGCCGGACCGTTCGAGATATCGACCAGCATCAGCGTGCCGTCGGGCTGGATCGCGAATGTGCCCGGCTCCGCAAAGCGGTCGGTCGTCTCGGCCTCAGACAGCGGATCAGAGACGTAGAGGCCAAGGCTGCGCATCTGGTCCTCGGTCAGCCCGTAGCACAGATCGAACGACCAGCCGAACTCCGCCAGATCGGCCTGCGCCTTTTCCAGCGTGTCGGCGGAAACGACGATCACATCCATCTTGGCCGTCCAATCGGCCAGCGCCGCGTCCAGCTTGTTGAGGTATCGTTTGCAGCGCGGGCAGTGTTTGCCACGGTAGACAAACAGCATCGTCCAGCGTTCCGTCGGTGAACCGATGGCGCGGCTTGAACCGTCCACACGGGCAAAGGTCATTTTCGGGATTGCAACGCCCACGCGGGGTTTATCGGTCATGTCGAACTTCCTCTTTCAGACGGTCACAGGGTAGAGTGATGCGACGCAGAGGGACACTCACGCCTGCGTGACCCCTTCGAACAGGATCTCGTGGCGCCGCGCCGCATCCTCACGACACAGGGCAAAATCCTCCGGGTGCAGGCGCCCCCGTGGGCGGTCCGCAAGGGTAAAATGGCCGTAGTCATCGCGCCCGGCCACCAGCGTCACCAGCGACTTCGCCCCGTTTTGCTGACGCATTGCGGGTTTGATAAACCGGATTGCCGCCCCGATGCGCCGGTCATCGGTGCGGTTCGGGCCGGAGGCGTGGAACAGATGCCCGTGATGCATCGACGCCTGTCCGGCCCGCAGCGGTGCTGCAACAGCCTCATCGTCACGCACCTCCACGGCGATCTCCTGCCCGCGTGACAAAAGATTTCTTGCGTCAAACGTATCGCGGTGCGGCACGATGCGCTGTTTGTGACTGCCGGGCACAAAGGACATGCAGCCGCTTTGTTCGGATGCATGTGACAGGGCCAGCCACAGCGTTGTCTCCTCTGCATCATCCAGACCCCAATAGGTCAGGTCCTGGTGCCACGATACGATCTTCTCCGACTGCGGCTCCTTGATGAACAATGCGCCGCTCCACACCATCAAATCAGGGCCAAGCGCCTCTGATGCGGCGGCAATCAATGCGGGATGACGGATGATAGCATCGAAGGAAGGCAGCAAACGGTCCGGGTAGGATTTCAGCAGGCCAAGCCGTTCTGCATCGCCTTCCAGTTCCGTCTCGGCTGCCTCGTAGTCGTCGCGCAGTGCACGGGCGTCGGCGGCGTCCAGGATATCAATCGGGGCGACAAACCCCGCCTCGGCGTAGCGATCTGCAAAACTTTGCGGTGCATCTTTCATCCTGATCTCCTCCCCCTGCGCCCAAATCCTAGGCCCGGACCACCCCCTGCGCCAAGCGATTTATGTCTGCGCAAGAAGCGCCACCGCAACGACGATCACCATCGACAACGCCATGGCGATGTTGATCGCGCGCTGTGACGCCGGGCGAAGATCAAGTTGTCGCAGCCGCACACCGACCAGCAGCCAGATGAGATGCACCGGCACCCAGATCGCATGAAACACAACCACCTTGACCGTAATCTCCCACCCCGGCGCCTGCGGCAGAAAGGCAAAGCCGGAAAAAAGCGTCGTCGCGACCACATATGCCTTGGGATTGACGAATTGCAGCGCCAGCCCGTTGCGAAATCCCAGCGGCTGCCGTGCGGGCGCAAAGCCGATACGTGATCCCGCAAGGGCGATGCGCAGCGCGAGATAGAGCAGATAGGCCACCGAGGCGATCAGCAGCGCGCCGCGTAACCACGGCACCGAGAACACAACCGCCGCCAGCCCAGACACCACCACCATCATCGTGATGAAACCGCCCAAACACAGCCCGACCAAAAACCCGAAACCTGCGCGAAACCCGTAGGCCGCGCCGATCCCCGCAGTCGTCAGCACACCCGGCCCCGGTGTGATCAGAAGAAAGAAAACGGCGATAACGAATTCAATCATCCGTTACCGCCTACAGGTCACAGATGCGCGCATTCGGGCACGGGGGTCAGCACCGTGCCGTCTTTGAGATGCTGAAGCAGGTTGTCGACCGTCAGCGCGCCCATGGCCGCCCGCGTCTCATGCGTGGCGCTGCCGACGTGTGGCAGCAATACCGTGTTGGGCAGATCGCGCAACGCCTGCGGCACCTTCGGCTCCTGCGCGAACACGTCAAGGCCTGCCCAGCCCAGCGTGCCGTTTTGCAGCGCGGAAATCATCGCCGCCTCATCCACGACAGAGCCACGGCTGACGTTGATCAGCGTGCCCTGCGGCCCCAAGGCGGCGATCACATCCGCATTGATCAGCTTTTCCGTCGCCTGGCCACCCGGCGTGATGCAGATCAGCGTGTCACAGGCCTGCGCCATCTCCACAAGGTTGTCGTAATAGCGGTAGGCGACATCTTTCTGTGTACGGGTGTGGTAGACAATCGTGGGGGTCCACGGCGCCAGCTTGTCGGCAATCGCTTGCCCGATGCGGCCAAGGCCCACGATCCCGATGGTCTGATTGTCCGCCGAGCGCGTCAGCGGCGCGCCGCCCCTCGCCTCCCAGTTGCCAGACCGCACGTGCGCGTCGTCCCGCAAAAGCTCGCGGTAGCACGCAAGCATCAGCAGCACTGCCGTTGTCGCGACCTCTTCGTTCAGGACATTGGGTGTGTGGGTCACGAGGATGCCGCGCCGCGCGGCTTCCTCCGCGTCGACTGCATCATAGCCCACGCCGTAGCCGCTGATCGCCTTGAGGTTCGTGAGCTTGGCCATCAGATCGGGGCTCACCCCATCGTGGCCGTTGGTGATCACATGGGTGATCGCCTCTGCGTCGAAATCGTCGATCTGGTGGATGGTGAATGCCTCTTCGAGCCGTTCACGCATTTCGTCGGTGATGCCACCGATTTGCAATAGATCAGGCATCTTGCCCCACTTTCTGCCGTTGTTGGCCAAGCCCCGCGATGGTCAGCTCCATCACATCGCCCTCTTTGAGGAAAACCGGTTCCGGCTTGATCCCCATGCCCACCCCGGGGGGCGTGCCCGTGGTGATCACGTCACCGGGATGCAGGGTGAAGAGCGCGCTGAGGTGTTCGATGATCTGCGCCACGGTAAAGATCATGGTGGACGTGTTGCCCGTCTGCATCCGCGTGCCGTTGACATCCAGCGCCATGTCGAGCGTCTGCGGATCGCCCACTTCGTCGCGTGTCACCAGCCACGGACCCGTCGGCCCGAAGGTGTCACAGGATTTGCCCTTGGTCCACTGCCCGGTCAGCTGGGTCTGAAAATGCCGCTCCGACACGTCATTGACGATGCAATAGCCCGCCACATGATCCAGCGCATCGGCGGCAGAGACGTATTTCGCCCGCTTGCCAATCACCACGCCCAGCTCGACTTCCCAGTCGGTGTGTGTCGATCCGCGCGGCATCATCACATCGTCATTCGGCCCGACGATGGCGGAGTTTGCCTTGAAAAACAGGATGGGATGCTCGGGGATCGCCGCACCCGTTTCCGCTGCGTGGTCTGAATAATTCAACCCGATGCACAGAAACTTGCCGATGTTGCCGACGCAGGGGCCAATGCGCGGGGTGCCCTCGACCGCCGGAAGGGAGGTGGGGTCCAACGCCCGCAGCCGCGCCAGCGTCGCATCATCAATCGTGTCGCCGGTAATGTCAGCCACATGATCCGACAGATCGCGCAGCGTGCCGCCCGCATCTATCATCCCGGGTTTCTCGGCGCCCTCGGGGCCGTAGCGCAGCAGTTTCATTGCCTGTCCTTTCTAGTGATTGTCGCGCGGCATGGAGCGGCGGGCGATGTCGCGGTAGCGGTCCGCCCCTTCCAGTGTCATGCCCTGATCAAGGCGCCCGACCCGCTCGCGGAAAATCTCCTGCCAGGGGGATTGGCTTTCGGGCATGTCATAGCCGCCGTTCGCCGCAAGCGCGCGCGCCCGCTCGTTCAGCTCGTCGAGCGGGACAAGCATGTCGGCGGTGCCGCGGCCCAGATCGATGCGCACCCGATCACCTGTTTGCAACAGCGCCAGCCCCCGCCATCCGCCGCCTCAGGCGAGGCATTCAGGATCGACGGCGAGCCTGACGTGCCCGATTGCCGTCCGTCCCCGATACACGGCAGCGCCTGCACGCCCTGTTTGATCAGGTAGGAGGGCGGGCGCATGTTCACGACCTCGGCCGCACCGGGATAGCCCTTTGGCCCCGCGCCGCGCATGAACAGAACGCAGGTGGCGTCGATATTCTCGGAAGGGTCATCAATGCGGTGGTGGAAATCCTCAGGCCCGTCGAACACGATTGCCCGGCCCTCAAACGCTTCAGGATCATCGGGGTTGCTGAGATAGCGCGCCCGAAAATCCTCCGAGATCACAGAGGTTTTCATGATCGCGCTCTCAAAGAGGTTGCCCGACAGGTTCAGGAACCCCGCCTCGGCCACCATCGGATTGTCGGCGCTGCGGATCACATCCGTGTTGCGGCTGCGCAAAAGCGCGCAGTTATCCGCAAGGCTGTGGCCATTGGCAGTCACCGCATCCGGGTGCGGCAGAAGCCCCGCTGAAATCAACTCCCCGATCACGGCAGGCACGCCGCCGGCCTGCTGGTAATCCTCCCCGAGATATTTGCCTGCCGGCTGCATGTTCACCAGCAGCGGAATATGATGCCCCACGCGCTGCCAGTCGTCATTGTCCAAGGGCACGCCAAGGTGGCGCGCGATGGCGTTGAGGTGGATGGGCGCGTTTGTCGATCCGCCGATGGCCGAGTTGATGACGATCGCGTTCTCGAACGCTTCGCGGGTCATCACATCGCTCGGGCGCAGATCCTCCCACACCATTTCGACGGCGCGCTTGCCGGTCTCATAGGCGATCTGGCCGCGTTCGCGGTAGGGCGCGGGGATCGCCGCCGATCCGGGCAGCTGCATCCCCAGGGCCTCGGCAAGGCTGTTCATCGTGGTGGCCGTGCCCATGGTGTTGCAATAGCCGACCGAGGGCGAGGACGCAGCCGCTATCTCCATGAATTCATCGGTGTCAATGTTGCCTGCGGCCAATTGCTCGCGCGCTTTCCAGATCACGGTGCCAGAGCCCGCACGCTCCCCCTTCCACCAGCCGTTGAGCATCGGGCCAACGGACAAGGCAATGGCAGGAATGTTCACGGTCGCCGCAGCCATCAGAAGCGCGGGTGTCGTCTTGTCACAGCCGATGTTCAGCACGACCCCGTCGAGCGGATAGCCATAGAGCGTTTCGACCAGCGACAGATAGGCCAGATTGCGATCCAGCGAAGCAGTGGGGCGTTTGCCGGTTTCCTGAATGGGGTGCACGGGCACTTCGATACAGGTGCCGCCCGCCGCGATGATACCGTCGCGCACGCGCTTGCTCAGCTCGATGTGGTGGCGGTTGCAGGGGCTCAGATCACTGCCCGTCTGTGCGATGGCAATGATCGGCTTGCCCGATTGCAGTTCCTCGCGGGTCAGCCCGTAGTTGAGATAGCGTTCGAGATAAAGCGCCGTCATCTCAAGATTGTCGGGGTTCATGAACCATTTGCGCGAACGCAGGTCGTCCTTTGTGATCTGCTTGGTCATTGGCCTGACCATCCTCCGTCGATGATGTGAGTGTGTCCGGTGGTGAAGGCGCTTTCGTCACTGGCAAGGTAGACCACAAGCGCCGCGATTTCCTCGGCACTGGCGACCCGCCCCATCGGCTGGCGCGCCACGAATTGCGCCATCGCCGCGTCGTAGCTGCCCAGCTCTTCGCCCAGTGCCTTTACCCGGTCGTGCCAGCTGGGGCTTTCCACCGTGCCGGGGCAGATGCAGTTACAGCGGATACCCTGTTTGATGTAGTCGACCGCGACCGATTTTGTCAGCCCGACCACTGCCGCCTTGGTGGTGCCATAGACGAACCTGTTGGGCGCCCCGATGATCGATCCCAGTGCCGACGACATATTGATGATCGACCCGCCGCCGCGCTCAAGCATGCCGGGCAGCGCAGCCCGGATGCTGCGCACCATAGATTGGACGTTGAGATCAAAGGCAAAGTCAATTTCGTCATCCGTAGCGTCCAATATGGTGCCGTGGTGCACGAAACCCGCACAATTGAACAAGACGTCGGGCGCGGCCCGCGCGACCCCTTCCTTCACGCTGTCGGTATCACGGGCGTCGAGCACGAAACTTTCAATATTTTCGAGATTCTCATCGCGAATCGTGGATAGCGTCTCGGCGTTTACATCTGTCGCAAACACCCGTGCGCCTTCGCGCGCCATGGCAATCGCACTTGCGCGACCGATGCCCTGACCGGCAGCCGTCACCAGCACCCGCTTTCCTGCAAGTCTTTGTCCTGTCACGATATCTCGTTCTCTCTGTTTCCTCGCGACCGACCATTGCCGTGTCCCGGGGGGCCTCCCGTTGATCTGCACACCAAGGTGCTACTGGCACTTTAGCCGGATACGGTTAGCGTATGACAGAGAATATGATTTGACCATAACCTGCCGCAGATACGCGGCGAAAGGACCGACCATGACGACGCCCCGCAAGATTACCCTGATCGGCACCGGCCTGATGGGCCTGCCGATGTCGCGCAACCTGATGAAGGCCGGGCACGACCTGACCGTCTGGAACCGCAACCCGGAAAAGGCCGCCCCGCTGGTGGCCGAAGGGGCCGCCACAGCAGCGACTGCGGGCGAGGCGATTGCGGGCGCAGAGGTGGTGATCGCGATGCTGTCGGACGGGGTGGCGACGCAGGCGTTGCTCGATGATCCGGGCGTCGACGCGGCGCTGACAAAGGGCATGGTCTGGATCGACATGAGCAGTGCCAAACCCGATCACGCACGCGCCCAATCCGCAGCCCTCGCCGCGCGCGGCATCGCCCATCTCGACGCGCCCGTATCCGGCGGCACCAAAGGGGCCGAGGCCGGCAGCCTAGCCATCATGGTCGGCGGCGATGCGCAGATCTGTGAGAGCGTGCGCAGCGTATTTGATGCCATGGGCCGCGCGGTTCACGTCGGCCCTTCGGGCGCGGGACAGCTGTGCAAGCTGGCAAATCAGACCATCGTGGCGGTGACGATCTCTGCCGTGGCGGAGGCGACATTGCTCGCCGAAAAGGGCGGCGCTGATCCGGCGGCCCTGCGCGCGGCCCTTCGCGGCGGATTTGCCGACAGCGTGATCCTGCAGCAGCATGGGGAGCGTATGTCGGAGGGCAATTTCACCCCCGGCGGACTGTCGGTGCTGCAACTCAAAGACCTCGACAACACGCTGGCGGAGGCGGCGGCCGTGGGCCTCACCCTGCCCTCCACACAATCGGTGCGCGACCGGTTCGCGCGGTTCGTGCATGATCTGGACGGCGCCGAAAAGGATCACAGCGGCCTCTATCTTGAACTTAAGGAAAGGAACGGCCTGCAATGACCAAGATCCTCGTTCTCGGAGGTGGCGGCATGATCGGGCAAAAGCTTGCCCAGCGGCTGCCGGGTGCCTACCCCGACGCGCAAGTCACCCTGTTTGACCGGGCGTTCCCGGCGATGGGCGCTCCCTGCAAACAGATCACCGGCGATGTGGCCGACCCGGCCACCGCAAAACGACTGGCGGCGGATCGTCCCGACGTAATCTTTCACCTCGCCGCCATTGTCTCCGGTCAGGCCGAGGCTGAATTTGATCTGGGCTGGCAGATCAACATGATGGCGATGTGGCACCTGCTGGGCGCGCTGAAGGATGAACACGACGCTTCGGGCGGCAGCTACCGACCCCGGCTCGTGTTCACATCGTCGATTGCCGTTTTTGGCGGCCCGTTCCCCGACAAGATCGACGACGAATTTCTCAGCGCGCCGCGCACCAGCTACGGTGCGCAAAAGGCTGCGTGCGAGCTGATGGTGAGCGATTTCAGCCGCAAAGGCTTTGTCGACGGTATCTCACTGCGGTTGCCCACGATCTGCGTGCGACCGGGCAAACCGAACGCCGCCGCCTCCGGCTTTTTCTCGGGGATCATCCGCGAGCCGCTCAACGGGCAGGACGCGATCCTGCCGGTGCCCGATACGGTACGCCATTGGCACGCGAGCCCCCGCGCCGCCGTGGGCTTCCTGTTGCACGCGACGGGGCTTGATACCGAACGGCTGGACGGGCGGCGCGCGTTGAACCTTCCAGGGTTCAGTTGCACCGTCGCCGAACAGATCGAGGCGCTGCGCCGGGCGGCAGGACAGGAGGCGGTCGATCGGATTAAACCAATGCCCGACCCCGCCATCATGGCCATCGTCGACGGCTGGCCCCGCGATTTTGCGCCAAACCGCGGCATCGCACTGG is from Sulfitobacter albidus and encodes:
- a CDS encoding indolepyruvate ferredoxin oxidoreductase subunit alpha, translating into MAERSFKAEVEHLRKGDGETFTGEGILAITKALLENGVGYVGGYQGAPISHLMDVLADAQELLGELGVRYEANASEAAAAAMLAASVHYPIRGAVTFKGPVGVNVASDALANLCSSGVNGGALIIVGEDYGEGSSIMQERSHGFAMKSQFWMLDPRPNLPSITKAVRDGFELSEASNTPVMLMVRIRSCHVTGSFQTRDNVPPPLSVAEAIANPQSDFNRVVLPPMSYIHERDKIDNRWPAAEKFIVENGLNEVFGPQNAPLGIAVQGGMYNGVIRALQRLGLADIYGDTEIPIYCLNVTYPLVRSEFDEFTAGKDHLLVVEEGQPEHIEQQLAAFLYRGGASLKLHGKGVLPMAGEYTGQVMLDGVTAFLREAAPDLLPDQIRAPNQEAPQIPDLSNTVPIRPPGFCTGCPERPIFAGMKLVEQELGKHQITADIGCHLFGSLPPFEIGGATMGYGLGPAANAAFDGGGERRAISILGDGGFWHNGLSSSIGNMVFNKSDNVVMIVDNYYSAATGGQDILSSRADNATKATNNPIAKALEGVGVEWIRQIDRTYDVAKVRDTLREALTTDFKGPKVIVASSECMLNKQRREKPIRNAAIKEGRRVDVPRFGIDEDICTGDHACIRLSGCPSLSLKKLDDPLRDDPIAHIDQTCVGCGNCGEVADAAVLCPSFYRADVVHNPGGFERWRAGMRTRVAGWLQTRRDARRMRLTGAAP
- a CDS encoding MarR family winged helix-turn-helix transcriptional regulator, producing the protein MNQSTQIDPLPDLADIGLEAFAPYLMNRIMGRYNAALQAEMTALGLTTPQMRALAVLSVVDGPLIRELAVYTVVQPSTLSRALDALEDAGLIRRDTDAADGRGLRVHLTRDGAAAFARLWPLMSGAEAQMFAGVPEAERAAFIATLQTILRNVRKHDF
- a CDS encoding cyclase family protein, giving the protein MSASDIVSGLGAMLALGGVEVVDCSGVLGPETPILQLPPDFAKNTPKVEIHKISEYDADGPFFAWNWMKLGEHSGTHFDAPHHWITGKDYDDGYTDTLDVQRLVAPVNVIDCSAQAAEDEDFLLTADAVKAWEAEHGEINAGEWVVMRTDWDARVNDEDKFLNADETGPHSPGPTPDCIEYLLSKKIVGWGTQCIGTDAGQAGGMEPPYPAHNLLHRDNCFGLASLANLDKLPAKGAILIAAPLKIKRGTGSPIRALALVPSGA
- a CDS encoding redoxin domain-containing protein — protein: MTDKPRVGVAIPKMTFARVDGSSRAIGSPTERWTMLFVYRGKHCPRCKRYLNKLDAALADWTAKMDVIVVSADTLEKAQADLAEFGWSFDLCYGLTEDQMRSLGLYVSDPLSEAETTDRFAEPGTFAIQPDGTLMLVDISNGPASRPDLEELLDGMIFNIDNNRPVRGTA
- a CDS encoding phytanoyl-CoA dioxygenase family protein — protein: MKDAPQSFADRYAEAGFVAPIDILDAADARALRDDYEAAETELEGDAERLGLLKSYPDRLLPSFDAIIRHPALIAAASEALGPDLMVWSGALFIKEPQSEKIVSWHQDLTYWGLDDAEETTLWLALSHASEQSGCMSFVPGSHKQRIVPHRDTFDARNLLSRGQEIAVEVRDDEAVAAPLRAGQASMHHGHLFHASGPNRTDDRRIGAAIRFIKPAMRQQNGAKSLVTLVAGRDDYGHFTLADRPRGRLHPEDFALCREDAARRHEILFEGVTQA
- a CDS encoding LysE family translocator, which gives rise to MIEFVIAVFFLLITPGPGVLTTAGIGAAYGFRAGFGFLVGLCLGGFITMMVVVSGLAAVVFSVPWLRGALLIASVAYLLYLALRIALAGSRIGFAPARQPLGFRNGLALQFVNPKAYVVATTLFSGFAFLPQAPGWEITVKVVVFHAIWVPVHLIWLLVGVRLRQLDLRPASQRAINIAMALSMVIVVAVALLAQT
- a CDS encoding 2-hydroxyacid dehydrogenase; amino-acid sequence: MPDLLQIGGITDEMRERLEEAFTIHQIDDFDAEAITHVITNGHDGVSPDLMAKLTNLKAISGYGVGYDAVDAEEAARRGILVTHTPNVLNEEVATTAVLLMLACYRELLRDDAHVRSGNWEARGGAPLTRSADNQTIGIVGLGRIGQAIADKLAPWTPTIVYHTRTQKDVAYRYYDNLVEMAQACDTLICITPGGQATEKLINADVIAALGPQGTLINVSRGSVVDEAAMISALQNGTLGWAGLDVFAQEPKVPQALRDLPNTVLLPHVGSATHETRAAMGALTVDNLLQHLKDGTVLTPVPECAHL
- a CDS encoding fumarylacetoacetate hydrolase family protein, with amino-acid sequence MKLLRYGPEGAEKPGMIDAGGTLRDLSDHVADITGDTIDDATLARLRALDPTSLPAVEGTPRIGPCVGNIGKFLCIGLNYSDHAAETGAAIPEHPILFFKANSAIVGPNDDVMMPRGSTHTDWEVELGVVIGKRAKYVSAADALDHVAGYCIVNDVSERHFQTQLTGQWTKGKSCDTFGPTGPWLVTRDEVGDPQTLDMALDVNGTRMQTGNTSTMIFTVAQIIEHLSALFTLHPGDVITTGTPPGVGMGIKPEPVFLKEGDVMELTIAGLGQQRQKVGQDA
- a CDS encoding SDR family oxidoreductase codes for the protein MTGQRLAGKRVLVTAAGQGIGRASAIAMAREGARVFATDVNAETLSTIRDENLENIESFVLDARDTDSVKEGVARAAPDVLFNCAGFVHHGTILDATDDEIDFAFDLNVQSMVRSIRAALPGMLERGGGSIINMSSALGSIIGAPNRFVYGTTKAAVVGLTKSVAVDYIKQGIRCNCICPGTVESPSWHDRVKALGEELGSYDAAMAQFVARQPMGRVASAEEIAALVVYLASDESAFTTGHTHIIDGGWSGQ
- a CDS encoding NAD(P)-dependent oxidoreductase, which encodes MTTPRKITLIGTGLMGLPMSRNLMKAGHDLTVWNRNPEKAAPLVAEGAATAATAGEAIAGAEVVIAMLSDGVATQALLDDPGVDAALTKGMVWIDMSSAKPDHARAQSAALAARGIAHLDAPVSGGTKGAEAGSLAIMVGGDAQICESVRSVFDAMGRAVHVGPSGAGQLCKLANQTIVAVTISAVAEATLLAEKGGADPAALRAALRGGFADSVILQQHGERMSEGNFTPGGLSVLQLKDLDNTLAEAAAVGLTLPSTQSVRDRFARFVHDLDGAEKDHSGLYLELKERNGLQ
- the denD gene encoding D-erythronate dehydrogenase — its product is MTKILVLGGGGMIGQKLAQRLPGAYPDAQVTLFDRAFPAMGAPCKQITGDVADPATAKRLAADRPDVIFHLAAIVSGQAEAEFDLGWQINMMAMWHLLGALKDEHDASGGSYRPRLVFTSSIAVFGGPFPDKIDDEFLSAPRTSYGAQKAACELMVSDFSRKGFVDGISLRLPTICVRPGKPNAAASGFFSGIIREPLNGQDAILPVPDTVRHWHASPRAAVGFLLHATGLDTERLDGRRALNLPGFSCTVAEQIEALRRAAGQEAVDRIKPMPDPAIMAIVDGWPRDFAPNRGIALGFEAERDFDEIIRVYIEEEISSSSSVSPVR